The Anopheles coluzzii chromosome 2, AcolN3, whole genome shotgun sequence genome window below encodes:
- the LOC120949713 gene encoding juvenile hormone acid O-methyltransferase yields the protein MNKANLYQQANGVQRRDAMEILKEYAPLISCPRDGEEVALLDIGCGSGDVLVDYILPVLSRGSTPVARALATDISEQMVRHARESYRHVKTIEFDTLDIGIKLDSAKLSRWGQFSHVTSFYCLHWVQNQHVAFSNIYNLLQHGGDCLLVFLANNPIFDIYNQLSRSPKWSKYMYDVEKYISPYQYCENPASEIEDLLCTVGFQQYQIQVRDKLYVYEGLDNLKRAVLAVNPFSERMPPELQDRFLLDYIAVVRQMYLTKTGSEENDCNLQFISPYKLVVVYAKK from the exons ATGAACAAAGCTAATCTCTACCAGCAAGCGAATGGCGTGCAGCGGCGCGATGCGATGGAGATATTGAAAGAATACGCACCACTCATCAGCTGTCCAAGGGATGGCGAAGAGGTTGCCCTGTTAGACATTGGGTGTGGCAGCGGGGACGTGTTGGTGGACTACATTCTACCGGTGCTGAGCCGCGGAAGCACTCCTGTGGCGCGCGCATTGGCGACAGACATCTCGGAGCAGATGGTGCGCCATGCACGTGAATCGTACCGTCACGTTAAGACGATCGAGTTCGACACCCTTGACATCGGCATCAAACTCGATAGTGCAAAGTTGTCCCGCTGGGGACAATTTAGTCACGTTACCTCGTTCTACTGCCTACACTGGGTTCAGAACCAGCA CGTAGCCTTTTCCAACATCTATAACCTTCTGCAGCATGGCGGTGACTGTCTGCTGGTGTTTTTGGCAAACAACCCAATCTTTGACATATACAACCAACTGTCTCGCTCACCCAAGTGGTCCAAGTATATGTACGACGTAGAAAAGTACATTTCGCCCTACCAGTATTGTGAAAATCCAGCAAGTGAGATCGAGGATCTGCTGTGCACGGTGGGCTTTCAGCAGTATCAGATACAGGTTCGCGACAAGCTGTACGTGTACGAAGGGCTGGACAATTTGAAAC GAGCAGTTTTGGCTGTGAATCCATTCAGTGAACGAATGCCACCAGAACTGCAGGATAGGTTCCTACTGGACTATATCGCTGTTGTGCGGCAGATGTACTTGACCAAAACTGGCAGCGAAGAGAATGATTGCAATCTTCAATTCATATCCCCATACAAGTTGGTGGTTGTTTATGCGaagaaataa
- the LOC120949714 gene encoding ras-related protein Rab-3 isoform X1, with the protein MIAVQWLHTIIVMHSSTRKVIQSMAGGGDPKWQKDASDQNFDYMFKLLIIGNSSVGKTSFLFRYADDSFTSAFVSTVGIDFKVKTVFRHDKRVKLQIWDTAGQERYRTITTAYYRGAMGFILMYDITNEESFNSVQDWVTQIKTYSWDNAQVILVGNKCDMEDERVISFERGKQLADQLGVEFFETSAKENVHVTDVFERLVDIICDKMSESLDSDPTLVAGGPKGQRLTDQPGQGPPNANCNC; encoded by the exons ATGATTGCAGTGCAGTGGTTGCATACGATTATTGTTATGCATTCGAGCACCAGAAAGGTCATACAAAGT ATGGCCGGCGGTGGTGATCCCAAGTGGCAGAAAGATGCGTCCGATCAGAACTTTGACTACATGTTCAAATTGCTCATCATCGGCAACTCGAGCGTCGGCAAGACCAGCTTCCTGTTCCGCTACGCAGACGATTCGTTTACCTCAGCTTTCGTGTCGACGGTGGGCATTGATTTCAAGGTCAAAACCGTGTTCCGTCATGACAAGCGTGTGAAACTACAGATTTGG GATACCGCCGGACAGGAGCGATATCGCACAATCACGACAGCATACTATCGCGGTGCAATGGGTTTCATTTTGATGTATGACATCACCAACGAGGAAAGCTTCAATTCGGTACAGGATTG GGTTACCCAAATTAAAACCTATTCCTGGGACAACGCACAAGTCATCCTGGTCGGCAACAAGTGCGACATGGAGGACGAGCGAGTGATCTCGTTCGAGCGTGGCAAGCAGCTGGCCGACCAGCTTGGCGTGGAATTCTTCGAAACGTCCGCCAAGGAGAATGTACACGTTACG GACGTGTTTGAGCGGCTGGTAGACATCATCTGTGACAAGATGTCGGAGAGCTTAGATTCCGATCCAACACTGGTGGCCGGTGGTCCGAAGGGCCAGCGACTGACTGACCAGCCAGGACAGGGGCCACCCAATGCAAACTGTAACTGCTAA
- the LOC120949714 gene encoding ras-related protein Rab-3 isoform X2 has product MAGGGDPKWQKDASDQNFDYMFKLLIIGNSSVGKTSFLFRYADDSFTSAFVSTVGIDFKVKTVFRHDKRVKLQIWDTAGQERYRTITTAYYRGAMGFILMYDITNEESFNSVQDWVTQIKTYSWDNAQVILVGNKCDMEDERVISFERGKQLADQLGVEFFETSAKENVHVTDVFERLVDIICDKMSESLDSDPTLVAGGPKGQRLTDQPGQGPPNANCNC; this is encoded by the exons ATGGCCGGCGGTGGTGATCCCAAGTGGCAGAAAGATGCGTCCGATCAGAACTTTGACTACATGTTCAAATTGCTCATCATCGGCAACTCGAGCGTCGGCAAGACCAGCTTCCTGTTCCGCTACGCAGACGATTCGTTTACCTCAGCTTTCGTGTCGACGGTGGGCATTGATTTCAAGGTCAAAACCGTGTTCCGTCATGACAAGCGTGTGAAACTACAGATTTGG GATACCGCCGGACAGGAGCGATATCGCACAATCACGACAGCATACTATCGCGGTGCAATGGGTTTCATTTTGATGTATGACATCACCAACGAGGAAAGCTTCAATTCGGTACAGGATTG GGTTACCCAAATTAAAACCTATTCCTGGGACAACGCACAAGTCATCCTGGTCGGCAACAAGTGCGACATGGAGGACGAGCGAGTGATCTCGTTCGAGCGTGGCAAGCAGCTGGCCGACCAGCTTGGCGTGGAATTCTTCGAAACGTCCGCCAAGGAGAATGTACACGTTACG GACGTGTTTGAGCGGCTGGTAGACATCATCTGTGACAAGATGTCGGAGAGCTTAGATTCCGATCCAACACTGGTGGCCGGTGGTCCGAAGGGCCAGCGACTGACTGACCAGCCAGGACAGGGGCCACCCAATGCAAACTGTAACTGCTAA